In the genome of Terribacillus sp. FSL K6-0262, one region contains:
- a CDS encoding MFS transporter, producing the protein MSDIRNETIPDGHEIEQAEKELQEDAHSIKRIFRQPKAAWAVAFACVVAFMGIGLVDPILPSIAAQMDATPSQVELLFTSYLLVTGIMMLITGWLSSRIGPKMTLLTGLIIIILFSTLGGLAGSVNELVGLRAGWGLGNALFISTALAVIVSVASGGSAVAIMLYEAALGLGMSVGPLLGGLLGSIHWRGPFFGVAVLMLIGLLAVWILLTDVPKPAKKIPLSAPFQALRHPGLLTMGLTALFYNFGFFTLLTYSPFVLNLGEFGIGFVFFVWGVMLAIGSIFIAPSFETKLGTKKSLSLVMVGIIITLALMGIGAHWPVFLIVMIALMGLLLGINNTVMTTAVMEVSPVERSTASAAYSFLRFTGGSISPWLAGKVSEHISIGAPYYVAAAAVLIGLLLFTARRGAMDRLN; encoded by the coding sequence AAACGATACCCGATGGACACGAAATCGAACAAGCGGAAAAAGAATTACAGGAAGATGCACATAGTATAAAACGGATTTTCCGGCAACCGAAAGCAGCATGGGCGGTTGCTTTTGCATGTGTGGTTGCATTCATGGGGATAGGTCTGGTCGACCCTATCCTGCCTTCCATCGCAGCCCAGATGGATGCGACACCAAGTCAAGTCGAGTTATTATTTACGAGCTATTTGCTTGTTACCGGAATCATGATGCTGATCACCGGCTGGTTATCAAGCCGGATCGGTCCGAAAATGACGCTGTTGACCGGACTGATCATCATCATTTTGTTCTCCACCTTGGGAGGATTGGCTGGCAGTGTGAATGAACTGGTCGGACTTCGTGCCGGCTGGGGGTTGGGCAATGCCTTGTTCATCTCCACTGCGCTTGCCGTGATTGTAAGTGTGGCCAGCGGCGGCTCGGCGGTTGCCATCATGCTTTATGAAGCGGCCCTGGGTTTAGGGATGTCGGTCGGACCGCTTTTGGGAGGTCTGCTTGGTTCCATTCACTGGCGCGGACCTTTCTTCGGTGTCGCTGTACTGATGCTGATCGGATTGCTCGCAGTATGGATATTGCTGACCGATGTACCGAAACCGGCGAAGAAAATTCCGCTTTCGGCGCCATTTCAGGCGCTCCGTCATCCAGGACTCCTGACGATGGGCTTGACAGCTTTATTCTATAACTTCGGATTCTTTACCTTATTGACTTATTCGCCGTTTGTCTTGAATCTGGGTGAATTCGGTATCGGATTCGTCTTCTTCGTCTGGGGTGTCATGCTGGCAATCGGTTCGATCTTTATCGCACCATCCTTCGAAACAAAGCTGGGCACGAAAAAATCGCTTAGTCTGGTAATGGTCGGTATCATCATTACGTTGGCTTTGATGGGCATCGGTGCCCATTGGCCGGTGTTCCTGATCGTGATGATTGCCTTGATGGGATTGTTGCTTGGTATTAACAATACTGTCATGACAACAGCCGTTATGGAAGTATCGCCGGTTGAGCGTTCTACTGCATCGGCTGCATATAGCTTCCTCCGCTTCACAGGTGGTTCGATATCGCCATGGCTTGCAGGGAAAGTATCAGAGCACATTTCGATTGGTGCCCCGTATTATGTCGCTGCGGCAGCAGTGCTAATCGGTTTACTATTATTCACAGCCAGAAGAGGCGCAATGGATCGCTTGAATTAA
- a CDS encoding dimethylarginine dimethylaminohydrolase family protein — MTKMQEGKKPQIKCQTEFGQLKHVVVCPPAFMEIRKVINETQKHYLNHNIDKHLAMKQHTDFVDVLRDHGVDVLSLPAKEPFNEQVYTRDIGFCVGDTLFASNMEDDIRKGETKVFRECLEEQGLTYKDITEGTIEGGDVVIDRRRVWIGLSRRTDKDAVQQVQQQLPDYEVIGVKIREDILHLDCVFNLVRDDLAILYPDAFEKADLDRFRKLYRTIEISEEEQFYMGTNILSFAPDKLLSLPSNKRVNEALRKEGVTVIEVDFSEIIKSGGSFRCCSLPLLRQ, encoded by the coding sequence ATGACTAAGATGCAGGAAGGGAAAAAACCTCAGATCAAGTGCCAGACGGAATTCGGCCAGCTTAAGCATGTCGTCGTCTGCCCGCCGGCTTTCATGGAAATACGTAAAGTGATCAATGAAACACAAAAGCATTATCTGAATCATAATATCGATAAGCATTTAGCCATGAAACAGCACACGGATTTTGTAGACGTGCTGCGCGATCATGGAGTCGATGTGCTATCATTGCCGGCGAAAGAACCATTCAATGAGCAAGTTTATACCCGGGATATCGGTTTTTGTGTAGGAGATACGCTATTTGCGTCGAATATGGAAGACGATATACGGAAAGGGGAAACGAAAGTATTCCGCGAATGTCTTGAGGAACAGGGACTTACATACAAGGATATTACCGAGGGGACGATCGAAGGCGGCGATGTTGTCATCGATCGCCGGCGAGTCTGGATCGGGCTGAGCAGACGGACGGACAAGGATGCCGTACAGCAAGTACAGCAGCAGCTGCCGGACTATGAAGTGATCGGCGTGAAGATCCGGGAGGATATCCTGCATTTGGATTGCGTTTTCAATCTGGTCCGGGATGACCTGGCAATCCTTTATCCGGATGCTTTTGAAAAGGCGGATTTGGACAGGTTCCGAAAGCTTTACAGGACGATAGAGATTTCCGAAGAAGAACAATTCTATATGGGGACCAATATCCTTTCCTTTGCGCCGGATAAGCTGCTGAGCCTGCCTTCCAATAAACGCGTGAATGAAGCTTTGCGCAAGGAAGGAGTCACGGTCATCGAGGTGGATTTCTCGGAAATCATCAAATCCGGCGGATCATTCCGCTGCTGTTCCCTGCCGCTGCTGCGGCAATGA
- a CDS encoding pyridoxamine 5'-phosphate oxidase family protein — MMEQAEVRKRVERILENQKIGTLATVQGGKPYTRYMAFFNEGYTLYCATSGSSHKVDDIESNHSVHILLGYNGDGVGDEYVEIEADAIVSESPELKQQLWKDSFRAWLDGPDDPDYVVLEINPDKIYLKNVNKSDVYNVDL; from the coding sequence ATGATGGAACAAGCAGAAGTCAGAAAACGCGTTGAACGAATTCTTGAAAATCAAAAAATCGGCACACTTGCCACCGTACAGGGAGGCAAGCCTTATACTCGATATATGGCCTTCTTCAATGAAGGATATACATTATATTGCGCAACCAGCGGCAGCTCACACAAAGTGGATGATATCGAGAGCAATCACAGCGTCCATATCCTGCTCGGATATAATGGTGATGGCGTCGGAGATGAATATGTGGAAATCGAGGCCGATGCCATTGTGAGTGAATCTCCCGAACTGAAGCAGCAGCTTTGGAAAGACAGCTTCCGAGCATGGCTTGATGGCCCGGATGATCCGGATTATGTCGTATTGGAAATCAATCCCGATAAAATCTACTTGAAGAATGTGAATAAAAGCGACGTTTATAACGTCGACCTATAA